In Shewanella glacialimarina, the genomic stretch CAACACTTTCTACGAATTTAGCTGTTGCTAATTCTTTTAAAAGTGCTACTGCTTCGTTGATGTCATACTGCTTAGTACCATCAACTTTTTCGCGAATTACGCGAGCGCGTTTACTTAGCTTTGCCATTATATTAGTCCTCTACTACCAAACCCATTGAACGTGCAGTACCTTCAATTGAGCGAGTCATCGCTTCAATATCAGCACCAGTCATATCAGCCGCTTTAGATTCAGCAATTTCCTGAACAGCGCTACGCTTGATAGTTCCTACTTTCTGTGTATTAGGACGGCCTGAACCTGATTTCAAACCTGCTGCTTTAAGCAGTAGGAAAGATGCAGGTGGAGTCTTAGTTTCAAAAGTGAAAGAACGGTCACTGTATACAGTGATAACAACAGGAATTGGCATACCTTTTTCGAACTTTTCAGTACGAGCGTTGAATGCTTTACAGAATTCCATGATGTTCACACCTTTTTGACCTAAAGCAGGACCAACTGGTGGAGACGGGTTTGCAGCACCGGCTGCTACTTGTAGCTTAATATAAGCTTCAATCTTCTTTGCCATGTCGACATTTCCTCTATTTGGGTTCAAACGCATCTTGGCGACATGCCAATTTGCTCCCCCTGAAACAACGGGTGCGAATTATACAAAAATCCACACCCGCAAACAATCAATATTTTGTGGTTATTTTAATCAGCTTTTTTCAACTTGATGAAAATCAAGTTCAACAGGTGTTGAGCGACCAAAAATCATCACAGAAACTTTAACGCGATTCTTCTCATAATCGACTTCTTCGATAGTTCCGTTAAAGTCAGCAAATGGTCCGTCACACACACGAACCACTTCACCTGGCTCATAAATAACACGGTGTGTCGGCGAAGTAACAGTGTCTTGTAAACGCTGTAATATGTTATTAGCTTCTTTCTCTGAAATCGGCGCAGGACGATCTGATGTTCCACCAATAAAGCCCATTACACGAGGAATGCTCTTTACTAAGTGCCAACTATCATCATTCATTTCCATTTGGACTAACACATAGCCCGGAAAGAATTTACGCTCACTTTTACGACGTTGACCTGCACGCATTTCAACGACTTCTTCTGTTGGCACTAAAATCTCGCCGAAGTAATCTTCCATACTGTGCATTTTGATATGTTCAAGTAGTGTTTTAAGTACACGACCTTCATAACCTGAAAAGGCTTGAATAACATACCATCTTTTCTTCGCTTCTGTAGCTTCAGTCATGTTTAAATGCCTATACGCCTGTAATTAAATTCACAACTCGCAATAAGATTGCGTCTAATCCCCAAAGGATCAATGCAACAACACCTGTTGCAGCAAGAACAATAAACGTTGTGGTAAGAGCTTCTTGGCGAGTTGGCCAGATCACTTTACGCACTTCAATATGTGCTTCGCGAGCAAATGAAAGTGCTTGCTTACCTTTAACGGTTTGAAATGCTATGAAGCCAGCAATTGCAAAAGTGACAATTACACCAGCAACACGGGCCACTACACTGGCTTCTGCAAAAAATTGGTTAGCTATAACTGCTGCTAAAACTAGCAATACAGCCACGCTCCACTTCACGATATCCAGAGAATTACCCTGGCTTTCAGTACTTGTTGTCATCTGTTAATTCCGTTACTCAATACGACCTGAGCTTAGCAACAGTGAACTGCCACTACATTCCCGAGTTACCCCAGAAACTATCACAGCACAGGGTCAAAAATCGGTCATAGATTGTATTCTGATTCAGCTCTATTCGCAACATGACTGGTGGTCTTATGCGAATAAATCAGTAAAAAACTTGCATTTTATCTTAACGCAGGCAGCCAAAACAAAAAAGGAAGCCTAAGCTTCCTTTTTCAGTGTTAACTAAATTCGCAATTAAGCAATAATTTTAGCTACAACACCAGCACCAACTGTACGGCCACCTTCACGGATAGCGAAACGTAAACCGTCGTCCATCGCGATTGGGTAAATCAAAGTAACAACCATCTTGATGTTGTCACCAGGCATTACCATTTCTACACCTTCCGGCAATTCAATAGTACCAGTTACGTCCGTTGTACGGAAGTAGAACTGTGGACGGTATCCTTTGAAGAATGGAGTGTGACGTCCGCCTTCTTCTTTTGATAACACGTATACTTCTGATTCGAAAGTAGTGTGTGGGTTGATTGAACCAGGCTTAGCTAGTACTTGGCCACGTTCTACGTCATCACGCTTAGTACCACGTAATAACACACCACAGTTCTCGCCAGCACGACCTTCGTCAAGTAGCTTACGGAACATTTCTACACCAGTACAAGTTGTTTTAGTAGTGTCTTTAACACCTACAATTTCAACTTCGTCTGATACGCGTACAATACCACGCTCAACACGACCAGTTACCACTGTACCACGACCTGAAATCGAGAATACGTCTTCGATTGGTAGTAGGAATGGCTTATCGATGTCACGCTCTGGCTCTGGAATATAAGTATCTAAAGCTTCAGCTAGTTCAAGAATTTTAGCTTCCCATTCCGGCTGGCCTTCTAGTGCCTTAAGCGCAGAACCTTGGATAACTGGTAAGTCATCGCCTGGGAAGTCGTATTCTGAAAGAAGTTCACGAACTTCCATCTCTACTAATTCTAGTAATTCTTCGTCATCTACCATGTCACATTTGTTCATGAATACGATGATGAAAGGTACGCCAACCTGACGTGAAAGCAGGATGTGCTCACGAGTCTGTGGCATTGGGCCGTCTGTAGCAGCTACTACTAAGATTGCGCCGTCCATCTGTGCAGCACCAGTGATCATGTTTTTAACATAATCCGCGTGACCTGGACAGTCTACGTGTGCGTAGTGACGAACTGGTGTGTCATATTCGATGTGAGAAGTATTAATTGTAATACCGCGCTCACGCTCTTCTGGAGCGTTATCGATTTGAGCGAAGTTTTTAACTTCACCACCATAAGTCTTAGCTAACACAGCAGAAATAGCTGCAGTTAAAGTTGTTTTACCATGGTCAACGTGACCGATGGTGCCTACGTTTACGTGGGGCTTCTTACGTTCAAATTTAGCTTTTGCCATGGTATAGCCTCAATCCAATAGTTTGGTGATGAAAACACACACATAATAAAAATCCGATGCATATAAATATGACATCGAATCGTTTTTTAGTCAGGCGATTATTTTTTGTAGGATGTTGCTGATAAGCATGGTTGTAAGACCGACTAACCCTGACAAAAGGTCTGCTCAATTAATTGAGCTGTATCAGCGAACAATTGGAGCGGATGGCGGGAATCGAACCCGCGTTATCAGCTTGGAAGGCTGGAGTAATACCATTATACGACATCCGCGCAACCTACATAGGCTACCTAACTACCTAAAAAATGGTGGAGGGAGAAGGATTCGAACCTTCGAAGGCTGAGCCGTCAGATTTACAGTCTGATCCCTTTGGCCACTCGGGAACCCCTCCAGAAAAATGGTGCCGGCACCAAGAGTCGAACTCGGGACCTACTGATTACAAGTCAGTTGCTCTACCAACTGAGCTATGCCGGCGCATCATTTCGGGAACGGATATTAGGTAAATGTGACGCTAAGTGCAATAGAAAAATTATAAAAAAGCTAAATAAAGTCTCAATTGTCGTTTTTTTATTCGGGACGAGGTAAATATAGCCAAATTTTAACCATTATTTTTATTCGGTCAGATAATTGAATCTTAAAGTATTGTTCCAGTATTACGGATCGTGTAATGTGCCAGACCCAGTATAAAGTTGGTTTATTAATGAAAAACTGCATTCAACAAGCGCTGTACCTCTCCTTCGAACGCCATAAATGGTCGGAGTTGCGCAATTCTGTTCCCTTAACATTAAGCCAAGAAGAACTTGAAAGCTTAAGAGGCATGAATGAAAAGTTATCATTAGATGAAGTAACCGATATTTATTTACCACTAAGCCGCCTACTGAACCTTATTGTAGGAGCAAAGCAGCAACGCGGAATGATAGTGGATAAGTTTTTAGAACAAAGCACTTCGCGATCACCCTATATTATCAGTATAGCTGGTAGTGTTGCGGTTGGGAAAAGTACCACTGCGCGTATCCTGCAAACCTTATTACAACGCTGGCCAGAACATCCAAAAGTTGATTTAGTCACAACCGATGGTTTCCTCTACCCTCTCGCTGATTTAAAGCGCAAGGGATTACTCCAGCGTAAAGGCTTTCCTGAAAGTTATGACATGAAAATGTTAGTTGACTTCATATCCGCGGTGAAAACTGGTGAGCCGCGTGTTTTAGCACCTTTATATTCCCATGTGACCTATGATAGATGTCATGATCAGCATCAAGTGATAGAACAACCGGATATTATTATACTTGAAGGGTTAAATGTTTTACAAACTGGTTTAGATTCCCCCATTGATATAAGACGACCCTTTGTATCTGACTTTGTCGACTTTTCAATATATGTTGATGCAGAAGAGCATTTATTAAAAGAATGGTATCAGCAGCGATTTTTACAATTTCGAAAAGGAGCATTTAGCGACCCATTATCTTTTTTTCATCACTACGCAGCATTGTCTGATAGTGAGGCTAATGGTATTTCAGCTAACATTTGGGACACGATTAATGGCCCAAATTTAAACCTTAACATTCAACCGACCCGAGAACGTGCAAATTTGATCCTCAAAAAAGGTGAAAACCATTTAATGGATAATGTTTTACTGAGAAAGTAGCCTTTAGTTCACACGCGCTAATTAGGCGCGTCTTAAACTTATTTCACCGCCAATAAACATTTTTAGGCCTTCATTAGTGTCTATTAAAACCCCTCCTTGCTGGTCTATTCCCTTATAGATTCCTTCAACCTCATTGGGTGCCATCAGCAACTTGACTGGCTTATCAGTAAATAAGTCATACTGCTGCCAAAAATCAACAAATGGTTTCAAACCCTGCTTGTCAAAAAGTTGGATATCACTTTTTAAATGTTGATGTAGTTTTGCTAATAGCATGGTTTTATCAGGTAATTCGTTTTGGCTAGTTAAATCACTCCATGGCTGGTCGATTAGCTCGCCTTGTACAACCGACATACTCATATTAATACCAAAGCCAATCACCAATTCAGTTTGTTGTGTATTGGTTTGAGCCACTTCAATTAAAATACCTGCCAGCTTTTTACCCTCTAAATAAATATCATTAGGCCATTTAAGCCCAAGACCAGTCACTCCCATCTCAGTTAACGCTTTGACAATTGAGCAGGCTATAACGAGACTTAATCCCATAGCTTTGGTTGCATCACTGTCAAAGCGCCAAAATAGGGATGCATAAAGGTGGTTACCGTAGGGAGACTGCCACTGTCTACCACGCCTGCCTCGGCCGGCGGATTGATATTCAGCAATACAGATATCGCCAGACTTAAGGTCTTCATGGTGGCTTAACAAAAAGCTATTAGTGCTATTTATTTCATCAAAATAAAAGCATCTGTTGTCTATCTGGTTAATCAATCGATTCTCATCAACTAACGCAATTTGATTGGCTAGCTTATAACCTTTGCCTTTGACAGTAAAAATCTCGACACCATACTCTGATAATGAGTCAATATGCTGATTAACCGCCATTCGAGTCAATCCAATTTGGCTGGCTATTTTTTCCCCTGAAATAAAATAATCTGCACTTAATAAGGACAGTATTGAACGTTTACGCGACCAATGTTCATTCATGATAAAACGACCTCTCCAAATTGCGCCATCATTCTAGGTTCAGTTTCTAGGGATATTTCAAATCGCTGCTCAATAACATCGATAACATGTAACGCGAGTTGACAGATGTCATTCCCCGTTGCATTCGCAGAGTTGACGAGCACTAGTGCTTGCAGTTGATGAACCGATGCACCGCCGATAGAAAACCCTTTAAGCCCAGCATTTTCGATTAACCAGCCTGCGGCTAGTTTTACTAGACCATTTTCTAAGTTGTAGCCGATTATTTGTGGAAATTTATCTTTTAAAGTTTCAAATTTATCAGTGTTAATAATTGGGTTTTTAAAAAAACTGCCTACATTTCCTAATACTGCTGGATCTGGTAATTTTGACTGTCTTATTTGACAAACCAAGTCAAAGAGCTGTTTCGGGCTAACGTTCGCAGAGTCTAACGAGCTTAACGGAGAGTAATCTAACTGCGGATCCCAAACTTTAGTTAACTTAATTTTGACCGCTGTAATGACAGCTTTGTGTTTAAGTTGTTGTTTGAAAATAGACTCTCTGTAATCAAATTGACAATTTTCAGCACTAATTTCAAACAATTGTGATGAATCAAGATCGAGGAACTCGACAGAATGGCAAACCTGACTAAATTCCACCCCGTAAGCACCGATATTTTGGATCGGTGCAGCACCAACAGTTCCAGGTATTAACGCTAAGTTTTCAATACCGTAGAAATTATGTTCTACGCAATACGCCACCAGCTCATGCCAACTCTCACCAGCTTCAACAGTAAGCAGTACCTCATCCCCTTCTTGTTCTACAGCAATCCCTTTAGTTGCAATTTTAACCACAGATCCAGCAAAGTCTTCTGTGAAAACAACATTGCTGCCACCACCGAGTATCATTAACGCTTTATCTGAGTGATATAAGGATAGACAAGTCTCGATAAGAGACGCTTTAGAATCTACGACAAGTAGTTCATCACAAGACTGTTCTAGTCCAAGGGTATTGTGTTTAAGTAGAGATACTGACATATAGGTAACATGGTAAATACAAGATGATTTATTGTAACAGGTATCGTGCAAATCAAAAAAACCAAAATACTTAGCACAACGAACAAATGCTTTATTGTTAATTTTATTAATTTTAAACGTAAAACCCAGATATACATTACCATGAGACTCGCTTAACACAATTTTGTAGGAGTCGTTCAACTACCCAGTAAACATGTGTATTGTCGTAATTTTATATTTATTTTACCCCGTAAGATGAGTGCTCAACGATCGACTTTATCGCTTAAGCTGGGCTATTTATTACTAGAGTGGTATTATCCCGCCCCCTTGCTCGCCGCGCCCCATTAAAAGGTGATGGCTGAACAAGATATAATCATAATAAATCTCTGTACACGTTGTGGGCGCTAGCATACCCAGAACCAATAAAATTGCGGGTTCCCTCACCCCGCCTAATCTCAATAAAAAGGCCACAAGATGTTAACACTTACTCAGACGCAAACGCGCCGTGCGCTGCTATTTTTAGTCAGCTTTCATATACTGATAATTTGCGCCAGCAATTACCTGGTCCAGTTACCGTTCCAAGTATTCGGCTATCACACCACCTGGGGAGCATTTAGCTTTCCTTTTGTGTATTTAGCCACGGACCTCACTGTGCGTATATTTGGCCAGCAAGCTGCAAGACAAATCATTTTTAAAGCCATGTTTCCAGCTTTAATCGTGTCATATTTAATTGGCGTACTATTTCATCAAGGTCAATTTCAACAATTCGGCGCCTTACTCGAAGCCAATACTTTTGTATTCCGCATCGCCTTTGCAAGCTTCATTGCTTATCTTATTGGTCAATTAATGGATATCACGGTATTCGCCCAGTTAAGAAAAGCCCGTGCATGGTGGATAGCCCCTGCAGCGTCAACCTTAATTGGTAACTTAGTCGACACTTTAGTCTTTTTCAGTGTGGCATTTTATGCCTCTACCGATACTTTTATGGCGCAACACTGGCCAGAAATAGCGACCATAGATTATGGTTTTAAATTGATTGTCAGTTTGGGATTATTTTTACCCGCTTACGGGGTGTTATTGCGGGTATTACAAGATAAATTATTAAGTACGCATCAACATTCAAGACGCATTTTATAACCCTATTTGATAATAGAATAATAAGCGTGATGGTATCGGCTATCGCGCTTTTTTATTGTCTTAAAGTTGGTAAATGAAGTGTAAAGAATAAAAAAAGAGTTTATTTAACTTGCAAACGATAATGAGAATGATTATTATTCATTTGCGTTCCAAAGCTCAGTAATGATTTTAAAGATTCATCACCTTTATTGTTACGCTGAGTTCGCAAGCACGACATTGCTCACACTCTTTGTGGCCGGATTAATCATCCGGCTTTTTTTTGCTTAAAATTCATCAGCAAATACATTTGGACGGCAACTTGAGTTCAAGATAAACCACAGCCTCTAACGTCTATCATGCTAATCATCAAATCTCATATAATCGCCAGTGACTCACGCCTGCCTTACCGCTTAGACAAACTGCAGTCCCTCGAAAGGGTTATTGGTTTGTTCATCTTTGGCCCTATGGTAAAGACCAATGATAAATACTGTACCCTTACCTTCGGTTGATTTCACCTCAATAGTACCGCCTAAGCGCTTTATAATACCGTAGCTTAACGATAAACCTAAACCTGTACCGTCTTTACGTGTGGTGTAAAATGGGTCGAATATACGGCTTAATTGTTCTGAGTTAATCCCCACACCTTCATCTTCAACTTCAATCTTTACCCCTATAGGTTCATCACCTTCAAGCCAGTCTTGGGTTCGAATCCAAATTTTGCCTTTACCATTATCATTCCTAGCTTCAATAGCATGGGCGGCATTAACGACTAAGTTAATTAGCACTTGTTGTAATTGCGGTCGATTAACCTCAACTGGACAACTTGCATTAAGCGCTTTAACTAGAACAACCTCTTGCTTTTGTATTGAGTGACGCACCAACACTAAAACTTCTTCAACAATCGGGGTCATCTGATGCATTTCGATGGGGGCATTAAATTCACCAGGGCGACTGTACTGCAATAAGCTACGAATAATAGTGCTTATACGTCCCACTTGCTGGATCACGAGATCAATCTCTTCTGATACTTGCTCAGCTTGATCACCTAATTCATACTTTAATAACTCCATATTACCTAGAATCACAGCGGTAGGATTATTAATTTCATGGGCAATACCCGCCGTTAACTCACCTAATGCGGTTAGTTTTTCATTGGTAACCAATTGCTGACGAGTTTCATTCAGTAATTCGACATTACGTTGTAATTCTTCGGTTTTATCTTGCAAGCTTTTAGTGCGCTGCTCCACCTTTAATTCGAGTTGCTCTGCTGCGGCTTGAATCTGTAAATTTCGTCTTTGCAGTAAGTCCAACATACTGTCGAACTGTTCAGCTAAATGGGCCAGTTCATTATCACGATCTAAACCTAGCTCACCTATACGAACATTACGCCCTGATTGTACCGCCTTAACCACCTGATGAATGCGTTCAATAGGCTTTAATAAACTGTAAGCACCACGATAAACCAGTAAGCCTGAGCCAAATAATACCAGCATTAAGATACTGCCTAACTCAATAATATTAAGTAGATAAATATTAATAAAAGGCGCTTCAGAAAAACCGGTATACACCATACCCACTCGTTTGCCATAGATATCAAGCAAAGGGGCGTAGGCGGAAATGTACCAGTCATTAAACACAAATGCCCTATCAACCCAAGTTTGTCCATCCACTAGTACTTTTTGCTTCACCTCTTCTGATACTAAGGTGCCTAGCGCGCGATTTTTTTCAGAATATTGTGATGACGAGGCATTCATTGGCACGTTAGTACTTACTCGAACATTGTCTAAAAAAACAGTTACTGTACCTATTGAATGTGCGGGTAAAGTCCCTTTGTCATAAACAAGGTTACTAATGTGATCGACAATAACGGTATCTTTGTTGAATAAATTGCCACCATCAAGATACCAATTCACTGAAGAGTCTGAATTTATTATTGGCAGTACACTTCTACTCACTAAGCCGCGATGTTCCTGCTGCTTTCTTGGTGCTAACGCTCTTTGAGTAGGTTTAAGATCAATCGTCGCATATTGTGCTAATTGTGGGTCTATCTCTTTTAAACGTTCAGAAGTCAACACCATTACCCCTGAAGCCGGATTGCGAGGTTTGTGACGCAATAAAGCACTTAAGTCGGGGTTTTTTTCAACTTGTTCTACACTTATGATCCGTAAAAAGTCTAAGTTAAATTGCTGTTGAGTTTGCGTTAATACTTCTGCAATAGTCTGCAGCGCTTGTTGATTATTTTTATCTTGTTGGAGTTGACTAAACGCAGTTTGAAAGGCCCATGAATTTGCCAGATGAACAAGCTGTTGCTCTTGACGGATTTGAACCTGTTGCAGTGTATTTTCGGCAACAGCTAAATCAGCTTTAACCTTCATAAATAACTGTTGACTGGTATAACTAATATTCCAGTAAATAGTAATAAATACTAGGCTTATTAATGTCATTAAGATCGGCAATAGTGTCAGAATTAATAGCCGATAACGCACCTTAGCCTGCATTTGCTGCCAACTGATATCGAATATTCGTTTGAAAAGTGACACGATTAACCTTCCTCTTGATCCTCGCAGCTATCTTGCCCGAACCAATCTTTGTACTTCCTGTCTAATGTTTTTCGCGATACGCCCAAATCTCTTGCCGCTGCGGATTTATTGCCGTCATGGGAGTCAACCACCTGTGTTACATGCTGTTTTTCAACATCTTTTAATGTCCAGCTTAAGGGGTAGCCGTAATTATCTACTGTTTCTGCCTGTTCAGCTTTTTTCCAATACTCTGCAGGAGGTTTACCTAATAAAATACATCGCTCAATCATATTCTTAAGCTCACGGATATTACCTGGCCATTCATGTTGCTTTAATACTTGTAAATCTTCATGGCTCCATAGAACTGGTTTAATGCCCAAGTCTTGTGATATCTGTACCGTAAAATGATGGGTTAATTCCACCACATCTTCAGGACGAGCCCGTAAAGGTGGAATTAAAATATTAAGCACATTTAAACGGTAATATAGATCCCGACGAAAATGGCCTTGGTCAACTTCTTCAATTAACAATCTGTTAGTGGCCGCCACAACCCGCACATCAATAGCAACTTCTTTCTCGCTACCCACAGGGCGAATTGCACGTTGCTCTAACACTCTTAGCAATGCCGTTTGCATGTTCATCGGCATTTCGCCAATCTCATCTAAAAAAATAGTCCCACCGGAAGCAAAACTAAATAACCCTTCCCGAGACGCTTTAGCCCCGGTAAATGATCCAGCTATATGACCAAAGAGCTCACTGGCTAATAGTTCTGGAGCTATAGCACCACAGTTTACCGGCACAAATGGCCCTTTACGGCCGCTTAGCAGATGTAACTGACGTGCGACTAATTCTTTACCTGTACCTGACTCGCCTTCAATTAACACCACTGCATTGGTTGGAGCAACACGCTCTATCACTTGCTTTACTTCGTTAATAGCATCACTACTGCCAATGATAGTAGAAGATTGACCATGGGACAGCTCACGTTTTAGCATAAAGTTTTCACGCTCTAGTAAACGCTTTTCAATACAACGATCGACTGCTGTCATCATTTGTTCAAGATGAAACGGCTTCATGATGAAGTCTGATGCGCCCGCTCGTAATGCTCTAATCGCTACATCCATATCAGCATAACCCGTCATAAAAATAATATCGGACTGACGGTCTGTATCATCCAATGCCTCATGCCATTCGATGCCTGAACGATCGGGTAATCGAATATCAACGATTAACAAATCAAAATGACCTTGGCTACGGAGTTGCTCGGCCTCTGTAATACTTGATGCGGTTTCGACTAAAGCAAATTTTTTCAACATGGCTTTAGTTAAAAAGCTGCGCATTCCTGGTTCATCGTCAACGATTAGAACCGACATGCTGGTGTTAGCGCTTACAGCGATGCTCATAATTACTCCGATTGGACATTTTGGCTCAACTTAGCATTACTTTAGCACTCAATAATACAAACTAGGTCAAGATGAACCACCAAAAAGTGACCTTGGGACAATTTGTCATAGGTGTTTTTTACCACCGTGGGATCTGGTTCACAAATTAAGGCTTTGCCGTGAACTGAATTTGCACATTATGCAATTGGCATTTAACTTGCTTATAGAGCGGACAGTATTAACGGTTACTAAACCGAGACTTACAACCTCCAGTAATGGATTATGCAATTTCATCGTAGTTTAAAAGGATAATTTAATGTTGAAGAAAATCGCCTGTATTACGGCCTTATTTGGCGTGTGGGGTAGCTTGGTTTTTAGTCCATTATTACAAGCAGATGAGCATGATAATCATAGCGTAATAAAATTAGCAACGACCACCAGCACTGAAAACTCTGGTTTATTAAGCGCATTATTACCTACGTTTGAAAAGCAATCAGGTTACTCGGTACAGGTCATCGCTACAGGTACTGGCCAAGCAATTAAACTTGCCAGCCAAGGCGATGTTGATATCGTAATGACCCATGCTCCTGCTGCTGAAGCAAAATTTGTCGCTGATGGTTATGGCATTCAACCCCGCGGTATTATGGAAAACGATTTTGTGGTCTTAGGACCTAAAAATGATCCTGCTGGCGTACACGA encodes the following:
- the coaA gene encoding type I pantothenate kinase, with translation MKNCIQQALYLSFERHKWSELRNSVPLTLSQEELESLRGMNEKLSLDEVTDIYLPLSRLLNLIVGAKQQRGMIVDKFLEQSTSRSPYIISIAGSVAVGKSTTARILQTLLQRWPEHPKVDLVTTDGFLYPLADLKRKGLLQRKGFPESYDMKMLVDFISAVKTGEPRVLAPLYSHVTYDRCHDQHQVIEQPDIIILEGLNVLQTGLDSPIDIRRPFVSDFVDFSIYVDAEEHLLKEWYQQRFLQFRKGAFSDPLSFFHHYAALSDSEANGISANIWDTINGPNLNLNIQPTRERANLILKKGENHLMDNVLLRK
- the tuf gene encoding elongation factor Tu — translated: MAKAKFERKKPHVNVGTIGHVDHGKTTLTAAISAVLAKTYGGEVKNFAQIDNAPEERERGITINTSHIEYDTPVRHYAHVDCPGHADYVKNMITGAAQMDGAILVVAATDGPMPQTREHILLSRQVGVPFIIVFMNKCDMVDDEELLELVEMEVRELLSEYDFPGDDLPVIQGSALKALEGQPEWEAKILELAEALDTYIPEPERDIDKPFLLPIEDVFSISGRGTVVTGRVERGIVRVSDEVEIVGVKDTTKTTCTGVEMFRKLLDEGRAGENCGVLLRGTKRDDVERGQVLAKPGSINPHTTFESEVYVLSKEEGGRHTPFFKGYRPQFYFRTTDVTGTIELPEGVEMVMPGDNIKMVVTLIYPIAMDDGLRFAIREGGRTVGAGVVAKIIA
- the birA gene encoding bifunctional biotin--[acetyl-CoA-carboxylase] ligase/biotin operon repressor BirA; this encodes MNEHWSRKRSILSLLSADYFISGEKIASQIGLTRMAVNQHIDSLSEYGVEIFTVKGKGYKLANQIALVDENRLINQIDNRCFYFDEINSTNSFLLSHHEDLKSGDICIAEYQSAGRGRRGRQWQSPYGNHLYASLFWRFDSDATKAMGLSLVIACSIVKALTEMGVTGLGLKWPNDIYLEGKKLAGILIEVAQTNTQQTELVIGFGINMSMSVVQGELIDQPWSDLTSQNELPDKTMLLAKLHQHLKSDIQLFDKQGLKPFVDFWQQYDLFTDKPVKLLMAPNEVEGIYKGIDQQGGVLIDTNEGLKMFIGGEISLRRA
- a CDS encoding sensor histidine kinase, producing MSLFKRIFDISWQQMQAKVRYRLLILTLLPILMTLISLVFITIYWNISYTSQQLFMKVKADLAVAENTLQQVQIRQEQQLVHLANSWAFQTAFSQLQQDKNNQQALQTIAEVLTQTQQQFNLDFLRIISVEQVEKNPDLSALLRHKPRNPASGVMVLTSERLKEIDPQLAQYATIDLKPTQRALAPRKQQEHRGLVSRSVLPIINSDSSVNWYLDGGNLFNKDTVIVDHISNLVYDKGTLPAHSIGTVTVFLDNVRVSTNVPMNASSSQYSEKNRALGTLVSEEVKQKVLVDGQTWVDRAFVFNDWYISAYAPLLDIYGKRVGMVYTGFSEAPFINIYLLNIIELGSILMLVLFGSGLLVYRGAYSLLKPIERIHQVVKAVQSGRNVRIGELGLDRDNELAHLAEQFDSMLDLLQRRNLQIQAAAEQLELKVEQRTKSLQDKTEELQRNVELLNETRQQLVTNEKLTALGELTAGIAHEINNPTAVILGNMELLKYELGDQAEQVSEEIDLVIQQVGRISTIIRSLLQYSRPGEFNAPIEMHQMTPIVEEVLVLVRHSIQKQEVVLVKALNASCPVEVNRPQLQQVLINLVVNAAHAIEARNDNGKGKIWIRTQDWLEGDEPIGVKIEVEDEGVGINSEQLSRIFDPFYTTRKDGTGLGLSLSYGIIKRLGGTIEVKSTEGKGTVFIIGLYHRAKDEQTNNPFEGLQFV
- the rplK gene encoding 50S ribosomal protein L11; this encodes MAKKIEAYIKLQVAAGAANPSPPVGPALGQKGVNIMEFCKAFNARTEKFEKGMPIPVVITVYSDRSFTFETKTPPASFLLLKAAGLKSGSGRPNTQKVGTIKRSAVQEIAESKAADMTGADIEAMTRSIEGTARSMGLVVED
- the murB gene encoding UDP-N-acetylmuramate dehydrogenase yields the protein MSVSLLKHNTLGLEQSCDELLVVDSKASLIETCLSLYHSDKALMILGGGSNVVFTEDFAGSVVKIATKGIAVEQEGDEVLLTVEAGESWHELVAYCVEHNFYGIENLALIPGTVGAAPIQNIGAYGVEFSQVCHSVEFLDLDSSQLFEISAENCQFDYRESIFKQQLKHKAVITAVKIKLTKVWDPQLDYSPLSSLDSANVSPKQLFDLVCQIRQSKLPDPAVLGNVGSFFKNPIINTDKFETLKDKFPQIIGYNLENGLVKLAAGWLIENAGLKGFSIGGASVHQLQALVLVNSANATGNDICQLALHVIDVIEQRFEISLETEPRMMAQFGEVVLS
- the nusG gene encoding transcription termination/antitermination protein NusG, which gives rise to MTEATEAKKRWYVIQAFSGYEGRVLKTLLEHIKMHSMEDYFGEILVPTEEVVEMRAGQRRKSERKFFPGYVLVQMEMNDDSWHLVKSIPRVMGFIGGTSDRPAPISEKEANNILQRLQDTVTSPTHRVIYEPGEVVRVCDGPFADFNGTIEEVDYEKNRVKVSVMIFGRSTPVELDFHQVEKS
- the secE gene encoding preprotein translocase subunit SecE; this translates as MTTSTESQGNSLDIVKWSVAVLLVLAAVIANQFFAEASVVARVAGVIVTFAIAGFIAFQTVKGKQALSFAREAHIEVRKVIWPTRQEALTTTFIVLAATGVVALILWGLDAILLRVVNLITGV
- a CDS encoding 7-cyano-7-deazaguanine/7-aminomethyl-7-deazaguanine transporter, coding for MLTLTQTQTRRALLFLVSFHILIICASNYLVQLPFQVFGYHTTWGAFSFPFVYLATDLTVRIFGQQAARQIIFKAMFPALIVSYLIGVLFHQGQFQQFGALLEANTFVFRIAFASFIAYLIGQLMDITVFAQLRKARAWWIAPAASTLIGNLVDTLVFFSVAFYASTDTFMAQHWPEIATIDYGFKLIVSLGLFLPAYGVLLRVLQDKLLSTHQHSRRIL